The region CTGCGTGTCTCTCCAGCTACAGTGCGCGCATGCTGAGTCGGAACGTTGTTGTTTATCCGTTGCTATTGAGTGTCTTTTCTCTCGGCATTGGCGGGTGTCATTCAGAACCACCGCCGATGATGGCCATGCCACCACCAACGGTGACGATTAGTCAGCCGGTCGAACGAGCGGTGATTGACTACGATGAATACACTGGCCGCACTGCTGCAGTCGAAGAGGTCGAGGTCCGGGCACGAGTCAGCGGTTATCTCATCAAGCGCAATTTCAAAGAAGGCTCTGAGGTGCAAAAAGGTGACCTGTTGTTTCTGATCGATCCACGCCCTTTTCAGACCGTTCTTGATTCGGCCAGAGGCCATGTTGCCCAATGGGAAGCGAAACGGGCACGTGCGGAGGCAGATGTGGCGCGTAACCAACGCTTGCTGCCGAAAGGAGCTGCTAGTCAAAAGGACCTTGACAATGCTATGGCCGATCTTGGTGAAGCCCATGCGGCGATTCAGTCTGGTCAAGCTGCGGTGCAGCGGGCGGCGTTAGACCTTGAGTTTACTAAAGTGACCGCACCTATCAGCGGACGTATCAGTCGGACCTTTATGACCGAAGGCAATTTGGTGAACGCTGATGCGACGGTGCTGACGACCATCGTTTCGTTGCAGCCGATGTATGCCTATTTTGATGTCGATGAGCGTTCGATGTTGCGCTATCAACAGTTGGCCCGCTCGACGAACAACAATCAACGAGAGGCTCGCCTTTCGGTGTCGCTGACACTGGCAAACGAAGAGGGAGGTCCGCAACCGGGAACCCTCGATTTCATTGACAACCGTGTCGATTCAACTACTGGAACTATTCGTATGCGCGGCGTTTTTCCTAATACGAATCGTACTCTTACTCCTGGTTTGTTCGTCCGTATACGCATCCCTGGGAGCGATACCTATCAAGCACTGCTTGTGACGGATCGTGCCATCAGTACCGACCAGGGACAGAAACACGTGTGGGTGGTGAATGAAAAGAATGTCGTGGAATACCGACCTGTCAACATTGGTGCGATCCAAAGCGATGGATTGCGAGTGGTCAAAGCTGGCCTGAAACCAGAAGAGTGGCTCGTGACCAACGGACTGCAACGTGTACGTCCAGGGGTAACGGTGGTACCGCAACGTGGAGCCATGCCCACGCTGGAGGCGGATGCCAGTGCTGGTGCCGCAACGGTGGCAGCGACAAAGACACCGGCTCCGTAGCATGGAGAGAATACTCAGAGATATGGATTCCACGGCAACGTTCCTTCCCCCTGTTAAGGGAGAAGCCTAGGATGGGGTCGAACGCGCATGTTCAGTTTTGGGTTCTCTGTCTTTATCCCCTTCCTGACCTTCCCCCATGACTGAGGGAAGGAACCCCAATATGTAACTCTATATTCGCCGCAGTTTTTTTGTTGATACAGGCATTTCTATGTTCACCCGCTTCTTTGTTGACCGTCCCATCTTCGCCACCGTGCTCTCGGTGGTGATTGTGATTATCGGTGCTGTTTCTGTCCGCCAACTACCGCTTTCGCAGTACCCCGACGTTGTCCCACCGACCGTCGAAGTCACGGCCCTGTATCCTGGCGCTAATGCACAAGTGGTAGCAACGACAGTGGCGACACCGATAGAACAGGAAGTGAATGGTGTTGAGAACATGCGGTACATGGAGTCGCGCAGCACGAATGATGGCCGCATGACTCTGACCGTCACTTTCAAGCTCGGCACCGATCTGAATACCGCACAGGTATTGGTACAGAATCGCGTGGCGATTGCCACACCCAAGTTGCCGGAAGAAGTCCGACGACAAGGAGTGGTCACTAAAAAAACCTCGCCGAGTCTGCTGATGGTCATCAACCTTATTTCTCCGAATAATCGCTATGAACCACTGTATCTTAGCAACTATGCGACGCTACAAATAAAAGACGTGCTTGCCCGCGTACCCGGTGTCGGTGAGGCGTTGATTTTCGACACCCGCGAATACAGCATGCGTGTGTGGCTTGACCCGGAAAAGCTCTCTTCGCGTGATATGACTGCAAGTGACGTTGTTCGTGCGCTTCGTGAGCAGAACATCCAGGTTGCGGCTGGCGGGATCGCGCAACCACCGGGAGCAACTGGCCAAGATTTTCAGTACACGATTAGTACGCTGGGCCGACTCATCCAGGAAGAGCAGTTTAGCGATATCGTCGTCAAAACTGGCTCCGGTGGGCAGATTACCAGGTTACGTGATGTCAGCCGCATTGAGTTAGGCTCACGCAACTACGATGTACGCAGTTATTTCAATGAGCAGCCTACGGTATCCATAGGTATATTCGAGCGGCCCGGCTCCAACGCCCTTCAGACTTCGTATGGTGTAAAGGCGGAGATGGAGCGGCTGAAACAGCAGTTTCCCGATGGGGTCGATTATCGTATCGGCTACGACACAACCAGTTTTATTGAAGACTCGATTAATAGTGTCTACATCACGTTGATCGAAGCGACGATCTTAGTCTTCATTGTGGTCCTATTGTTCCTGCAGGATTGGCGCGCGACGTTGCTGCCAATGATCGATGTGCCAGTGTCGTTGATCGGGACATTTTTCGTGATGTCGGTGTTAGGATTCTCGCTCAACAACTTGTCACTATTTGGTTTGGTCCTTGCGATTGGCATTGTCGTCGATGATTCTATAGTTGTTGTCGAAAACATTGAACGCTGGATGGCCAAAGGGTTGCCTCCGCGTGAAGCGACACTCAAGGCGATGGAAGAAATCACAGGACCCGTGATTGCGATCACGCTGGTGCTCAGTGCGGTGTTTATCCCTACCGCCTTTGTTCCCGGTATCAGTGGACAGTTTTATCGCCAGTTCGCTTTGACGATCGCAGCTTCGACGATCATTTCTGCGGTGAATGCGCTGACTATGACTCCGGCCCGTGCAGTATTTTTTATTCGTACGGATAGTTCTACCCACGGAAAACAAGAGCCACTGCCGCGACTTGGGATTGCAGCGCTCTTTGGCGTGTTGGCATGTTGGTCGTTGCCACATCTTCCACCTTCCCTCGCAACGCTTTTGGACTCACCAGGCGCTGACCTGGGTGGCTATATGCCGAACTCTGCCCTCGTAGCATGGAGAATGTACAGCCTGCTTTTTTGCCTTGGAGGCGTCATCGGCTGGTTCGTCGCTCCTGTGGTGAACTGGGTTTTGGGAAAACTCTTCGCTGGATTTAACTGGCTGTTTGATCACATGGTGGAGGTTTATGGCCGCACAGTGGCCATGCTTCTCCGGATTAGCGTTATTGTCTTACTGATTTATGGCGGACTGATCGGGCTGACCTATGTGGGATTCTCACAGATGCCCACAGGTTTCATTCCAGAGCAAGACAAAGGATATATTGTTGTTGCAGCGCAATTGCCCGACGGTGCGAATCTGGCACGTACTGAAGCGGTCATGGCTCGTGCATCTGCAATCGCGCGTTCAACCCCTGGCGTTATTCGTGCAGTTGCTATTCCGGGATTCTCGCTTCTCACAGGAACCAATCTTTCAAATGCAGGGACGATGTTCATCATTCTTGCGTCGTCTGAAGAGCGCGCTGGTCGTCCAGGCCTACATGCGAATGAGATATTAGGACAGCTCCGTGGACGTTTCTGGGGGGAAATTCAAGATGCGCTGGTACTCGCCTTTGGCGCCCCACCTGTCGAAGGTATTGGCAACACTGGTGGGTTCAAGATGCAGTTACAAGTCCGCGGCGATGCGTCTCCGGCAGCGTTACAAAGCGTGGTCGACAGTGTCATGCAAACCGGGAGTGCCCAACCTGGGCTGGTTGGCCTCTTCAGCACCT is a window of Deltaproteobacteria bacterium DNA encoding:
- a CDS encoding efflux RND transporter periplasmic adaptor subunit — its product is MLSRNVVVYPLLLSVFSLGIGGCHSEPPPMMAMPPPTVTISQPVERAVIDYDEYTGRTAAVEEVEVRARVSGYLIKRNFKEGSEVQKGDLLFLIDPRPFQTVLDSARGHVAQWEAKRARAEADVARNQRLLPKGAASQKDLDNAMADLGEAHAAIQSGQAAVQRAALDLEFTKVTAPISGRISRTFMTEGNLVNADATVLTTIVSLQPMYAYFDVDERSMLRYQQLARSTNNNQREARLSVSLTLANEEGGPQPGTLDFIDNRVDSTTGTIRMRGVFPNTNRTLTPGLFVRIRIPGSDTYQALLVTDRAISTDQGQKHVWVVNEKNVVEYRPVNIGAIQSDGLRVVKAGLKPEEWLVTNGLQRVRPGVTVVPQRGAMPTLEADASAGAATVAATKTPAP